From a single Candidatus Schekmanbacteria bacterium genomic region:
- a CDS encoding ORF6N domain-containing protein, with protein MIPHELIEKRIFFVRGQKIMLDADLAELYQVSTKRLNEQVRRNINRFPPDFMFKLTNKEYEYLRSQIATSKGRGGRRYLPLVFTEQGVAMLSTVLNSERAIQVNIGIMRAFVKLREILATHKDLASKLEKIEKKYDSQFKIVFDAIRQLLQTPPSPKRKIGFETEEESAQYKTKKKRN; from the coding sequence ATAATTCCGCATGAGCTGATCGAAAAACGGATATTTTTTGTTCGTGGCCAGAAAATAATGCTGGATGCTGATCTTGCGGAGCTTTATCAGGTAAGTACAAAACGTTTAAATGAACAGGTCAGACGAAATATAAACAGGTTTCCTCCAGATTTTATGTTTAAACTTACTAATAAAGAATATGAATATTTGAGGTCGCAAATTGCGACCTCGAAAGGCCGCGGCGGCAGGCGTTATTTGCCGCTTGTCTTTACAGAACAAGGTGTTGCAATGCTTTCAACAGTGTTGAACAGTGAGAGAGCAATACAGGTGAATATTGGAATAATGAGAGCATTTGTGAAACTGCGTGAAATCCTTGCAACTCATAAAGATCTTGCAAGCAAACTCGAAAAAATTGAAAAGAAATATGATAGTCAGTTTAAAATAGTTTTTGATGCCATTCGGCAGCTCTTACAAACACCACCTAGCCCAAAAAGAAAAATAGGTTTTGAGACAGAAGAGGAATCAGCACAATACAAAACAAAAAAGAAAAGAAATTGA
- a CDS encoding NAD(P)/FAD-dependent oxidoreductase → MTEKSFDIAVAGAGPCGLMAAKKLSAKGFKVAVVDRKPFASFINPGIMEMLSLQPNRVSVDDSGIYFPESGFTLPKYSIKNEIYGFATYSPGKQSLRLRSHFPTNYRIDYPYWIEKLEKEARNFGASLFYGFEVVSLIKEKERVIGLVAENKDSSQLEIKAHHLVAADGIRSKISRFAGIKKEHWGAKRIAGLKFKDFDISLTSRSEFFNPAFHNMYLDKKFSGPNTLALAAYLGDGEMYTIADINDHDVKGNSSYNPVDCLENFLSFLNKHAACAEAFSKARPYKRFCAYLPISSPIAEPFAMEGISFIGDTAFTIETQWAGAMAIAARAAETIEKILVSDGAQESIESYNKWWGRYVKNARKQVDFSTFMHSLDEEELNELFGIFSEEIVIEHLEGSDDMFGTPNEYIKNMYETLLSVNPSEIKSQKVKLLVSMLLKRGEELQK, encoded by the coding sequence ATGACTGAAAAATCATTTGATATAGCTGTTGCGGGTGCAGGGCCATGCGGATTGATGGCGGCAAAGAAGTTGTCTGCAAAGGGATTTAAGGTTGCAGTGGTTGACCGGAAGCCTTTTGCGTCATTCATCAATCCCGGCATAATGGAGATGCTTTCTCTCCAGCCAAACAGGGTAAGCGTAGATGACAGCGGGATTTATTTTCCTGAAAGCGGTTTCACTCTTCCCAAGTACAGCATTAAAAATGAGATATACGGGTTTGCCACATATTCCCCCGGAAAGCAGAGTCTGCGCTTGCGTTCCCACTTCCCCACAAATTACCGGATTGATTATCCTTACTGGATAGAGAAGCTTGAAAAAGAGGCAAGAAATTTTGGTGCTTCTTTATTTTACGGCTTTGAGGTTGTCTCTCTCATAAAGGAAAAAGAGCGCGTAATCGGATTGGTAGCTGAAAATAAAGATAGCTCTCAGTTAGAAATCAAGGCTCATCATTTAGTGGCAGCAGACGGCATAAGGTCTAAAATCTCGCGGTTTGCTGGCATCAAGAAAGAACACTGGGGAGCCAAAAGAATTGCAGGTCTTAAATTTAAGGATTTTGATATATCACTTACTTCAAGGAGTGAATTTTTTAATCCTGCATTTCATAATATGTATCTGGACAAAAAGTTTTCAGGTCCAAATACCCTTGCGCTTGCTGCATATCTTGGAGATGGGGAGATGTACACAATTGCAGATATCAATGACCATGATGTGAAAGGCAATTCATCATATAATCCTGTGGATTGCCTTGAAAACTTTCTGAGTTTCTTAAATAAGCATGCTGCATGTGCAGAGGCATTCAGCAAGGCGCGTCCTTATAAAAGGTTCTGTGCTTATCTTCCAATTAGCTCCCCGATTGCGGAGCCGTTTGCAATGGAAGGGATAAGTTTTATTGGTGATACGGCATTTACAATAGAAACCCAGTGGGCAGGTGCAATGGCGATTGCAGCGCGGGCCGCTGAAACAATAGAAAAGATACTTGTCAGTGACGGAGCTCAAGAATCAATTGAAAGTTATAATAAGTGGTGGGGCAGGTATGTGAAGAATGCGAGGAAGCAGGTTGACTTTTCAACATTTATGCACTCACTAGATGAGGAAGAGCTAAATGAGCTTTTTGGAATATTCAGTGAGGAAATTGTAATAGAGCATCTTGAAGGCAGTGATGATATGTTTGGAACACCCAATGAGTATATAAAAAATATGTATGAGACTCTTCTTTCTGTGAATCCGTCGGAAATAAAATCTCAGAAAGTAAAACTGCTCGTTTCCATGCTTTTAAAACGGGGAGAAGAATTGCAGAAATAA
- a CDS encoding aldo/keto reductase: MEKTRLGRTNLEVTKMGLGGIALSTVMGGKDEETINKVIHAALDAGINFIDTSRVYMDSETNIGEVMKTRRKECILASKSHRRGYDEVLSDLEDSLKELQTDKIEIYQIHELEPDEISDVMKKGGTLDAFKKAKEQGLIDFIGLTSHHTDVTVEMMKTGEFDTVMFPFNVIEREPENEIVSLACSKDIGSIVMKALAGGVIRNIEKCHKFLNGYPLDNVLVGVANLAELEENLKYAESTEPLTAQELKEFEDEVAYLGKDFCRRCNYCMPCSNDIIISAMIHLTWQRVKGLSYDELSDDRKRSGNNLMLWWQACNECGQCEEKCPYDLPTIERKNDLMKLFSR; the protein is encoded by the coding sequence ATGGAAAAGACCAGGCTTGGAAGAACTAATCTTGAAGTCACAAAGATGGGACTGGGAGGGATAGCTCTTTCAACTGTAATGGGAGGCAAGGATGAAGAGACGATCAACAAGGTGATTCACGCGGCGCTGGATGCAGGGATTAACTTTATAGACACCTCAAGGGTTTACATGGATTCTGAAACAAACATCGGTGAGGTGATGAAGACAAGGAGAAAAGAATGTATTCTTGCCAGCAAATCTCATAGAAGAGGATATGATGAAGTGCTGTCAGATCTGGAAGACAGCCTGAAAGAATTACAGACAGATAAGATAGAGATTTACCAGATACATGAGCTTGAACCCGATGAAATTTCCGATGTGATGAAAAAAGGTGGAACGCTGGATGCTTTTAAGAAAGCAAAGGAACAGGGCTTGATAGATTTTATAGGATTAACCAGCCATCATACGGATGTTACCGTTGAAATGATGAAGACTGGAGAGTTTGATACTGTTATGTTTCCATTTAACGTGATTGAGCGGGAACCTGAGAATGAAATAGTCTCCCTTGCCTGCTCTAAAGATATAGGAAGCATAGTGATGAAAGCCCTTGCCGGCGGTGTAATCAGGAATATTGAAAAATGTCATAAATTCTTAAACGGTTATCCTCTTGATAATGTCCTTGTCGGTGTTGCCAACCTCGCTGAGTTAGAGGAGAATCTCAAGTATGCAGAGAGCACGGAGCCTCTGACAGCGCAGGAACTTAAAGAGTTTGAGGATGAGGTTGCCTATTTAGGAAAAGATTTTTGCAGACGCTGCAACTACTGTATGCCTTGTTCAAATGATATCATTATATCGGCTATGATCCATCTTACCTGGCAAAGGGTGAAAGGTTTAAGCTACGATGAACTCTCTGATGACAGAAAGAGATCTGGTAATAATCTAATGCTCTGGTGGCAGGCATGCAATGAGTGCGGACAGTGTGAAGAAAAATGTCCCTATGATCTTCCAACCATTGAACGCAAGAATGATTTGATGAAGTTGTTTTCCAGATAG